The Spirosoma foliorum genome has a window encoding:
- a CDS encoding pyridoxamine 5'-phosphate oxidase family protein, which produces MDSINQQQPEDNHEDLTGTEAGKKIKDLVGKSSTCYFCTKITTGEPLKTRPMSVQKVDEGGSFWFLSAADSHKNAEIETDNKVQLLFQGSDYSDFLSVYGVATISKDKQLIKELWEPILKTWFTEGEDDPRITVLKVDVQEGYYWDNKHGNAVAFVKTIAGAIMGKTLDDSIEGTLRVS; this is translated from the coding sequence ATGGACAGCATTAATCAACAACAGCCGGAAGACAATCACGAAGATTTGACAGGCACCGAAGCTGGCAAGAAAATTAAAGACTTAGTCGGCAAAAGTAGTACCTGCTATTTCTGCACGAAGATCACCACTGGAGAACCCTTGAAAACCAGGCCCATGTCGGTACAGAAGGTAGACGAAGGCGGTAGTTTCTGGTTTTTAAGCGCAGCTGACAGTCATAAAAATGCAGAGATAGAGACTGACAACAAAGTTCAGCTCCTCTTCCAGGGCTCTGATTATTCCGATTTCCTAAGTGTATACGGAGTGGCTACTATTTCTAAAGACAAGCAACTCATCAAGGAACTGTGGGAACCCATTTTGAAAACGTGGTTTACAGAAGGCGAGGATGACCCGCGTATTACAGTACTAAAAGTAGACGTTCAGGAAGGCTACTATTGGGACAATAAACATGGCAATGCAGTGGCCTTTGTCAAGACCATTGCGGGTGCAATTATGGGTAAAACCCTGGATGATTCCATTGAAGGAACATTAAGAGTATCCTAG
- a CDS encoding Gfo/Idh/MocA family protein yields the protein MQKHNSSSRRQFLQQIGATSLVAASSPLSSLAAQEKAEERILHYEKPVSANDTIRLGVIGYGVQGHFDLATALKVPGVELAGICDLYTGRLENAKEKFGNELYTTRNYKELLARKDIDAVIIATHDVWHSRITLDALAKGKHVYCEKPMVYKISQGYPVIEAAKKAGKVLQVGSQRVSSIGYAKAKELLAAGEIGKLNMVNAVYDRQSSIGSWEYTIPKDASAQTTDWERFIGVTAKMPFDAKKFFWWRAFKEVGTGVAGDLFIHLLSGTHFITNSKGPKTIYSTGQFSYWKDGRNLPDVMSGVMQYPDSPEHAAFQLTLQVNFISGTGGQEVIRLVGSEGVIDVIGNNITVKHSLMPEAPGFGGYDSLFTFSKAMQDDMQKDFDAKWTPEQRRRPTKEDIVFKAPAGYDDHLDHFTNFFDSIRTGKPVVENAEFGFRAAAPALACNQSFFNKNIVHWDPVGMKLLK from the coding sequence ATGCAAAAGCATAATTCAAGCTCAAGAAGACAATTTTTACAACAAATTGGAGCTACCAGTTTAGTGGCGGCATCCTCGCCTTTGTCGTCTCTGGCTGCTCAGGAAAAAGCCGAAGAACGTATTCTTCATTACGAGAAACCAGTCTCAGCTAACGACACCATCCGTTTAGGCGTGATTGGGTACGGCGTGCAGGGACATTTTGATTTGGCTACTGCGCTCAAAGTGCCTGGTGTAGAGCTAGCGGGCATTTGCGACTTGTATACCGGTCGACTGGAAAACGCGAAGGAAAAATTCGGGAATGAGTTATACACCACCCGAAATTATAAAGAGCTGCTGGCTCGTAAAGACATCGACGCCGTGATTATTGCAACCCATGATGTCTGGCACTCGCGCATTACGCTGGATGCTCTGGCAAAAGGCAAGCACGTGTATTGCGAAAAGCCGATGGTTTATAAAATCAGCCAAGGCTATCCAGTAATAGAAGCCGCCAAAAAGGCGGGTAAGGTATTGCAGGTAGGCAGTCAGCGAGTGAGTAGTATCGGTTATGCCAAGGCAAAAGAACTGCTGGCGGCTGGTGAAATTGGGAAGCTCAACATGGTGAATGCCGTGTATGACCGGCAAAGCTCTATTGGCTCCTGGGAGTACACGATTCCTAAAGACGCCAGTGCTCAAACAACCGATTGGGAACGCTTTATTGGCGTTACGGCCAAAATGCCCTTCGATGCGAAAAAGTTTTTCTGGTGGCGGGCTTTTAAAGAAGTCGGTACCGGCGTAGCAGGCGACTTGTTTATCCACTTGCTAAGTGGCACTCACTTCATCACCAACTCAAAAGGCCCTAAAACTATTTACAGCACCGGGCAATTCAGTTATTGGAAGGATGGACGTAATCTGCCGGACGTGATGTCGGGCGTGATGCAATACCCCGACAGCCCCGAACACGCTGCTTTCCAGTTGACCTTACAGGTGAACTTTATCAGTGGTACGGGCGGGCAGGAAGTTATCCGACTGGTTGGGTCGGAAGGTGTTATTGATGTGATTGGCAATAATATTACGGTCAAACATAGCCTAATGCCTGAGGCTCCCGGATTTGGTGGGTACGATTCCCTGTTCACCTTTTCGAAGGCTATGCAGGACGACATGCAGAAGGATTTCGACGCCAAATGGACACCCGAACAACGAAGAAGACCTACTAAAGAGGATATCGTCTTTAAAGCGCCTGCTGGCTACGATGACCACCTGGACCATTTTACTAATTTCTTCGATTCAATCAGAACGGGTAAACCTGTGGTTGAGAATGCGGAGTTTGGTTTTCGGGCTGCTGCGCCTGCGTTGGCTTGTAACCAAAGCTTCTTCAACAAAAATATCGTGCATTGGGACCCGGTTGGGATGAAGTTGTTGAAATAG
- a CDS encoding arylsulfatase, whose protein sequence is MKKVLFVGSLPVIAVLTTLMFGGFEQKQVDSSSPKATRKPNIIVIMADDMGFSDLGCYGGEIHTPNIDFLANNGIRYTQFYNTSRCCPTRAALLTGLYNQQAGIGKMTDAEDEPGYRGHLTENTVTLAEVLKTAGYQTAMTGKWHVSNTRVQKNPQEQLDWLNHKKDYGDFAPLEQYPTNRGFDKYFGNIWGVVDFFDPFSLVSGTKPIKNVPKNYYHTDAISDTTVGYIKSFAKSSAPFFIYVAETAPHWPLMALPEDIAKYKDTYKSGWDAIRKARYDKMSKMGLIDPTRTKFSKRWQDDLSWENNPDKEWDARAMAVHAAMIDRMDQGIGRMIKALRETGQLDNTLILFLSDNGASPENCAAYGPGFDRPNETRDGRPIVYDLKKQILPGAQTSYASIGQRWANVANTPYQFWKAESYEGGVHTPLVAFWPNGITAKKGSYSAQVGHVMDFMSTFVDMSGATYPKEFKGHAITPTTGISLMPSFQGKAAAGHETLFNEHFGARYARSGNWKLVSSSRDSTWHLFNLATDKSETHDVAAQFPDKVRQLESQWHQWANTHQVFPKPGKKK, encoded by the coding sequence ATGAAAAAGGTGTTGTTCGTTGGTTCATTGCCGGTAATCGCGGTCCTAACTACCCTGATGTTCGGCGGGTTTGAACAGAAACAAGTCGACTCCTCGTCGCCCAAGGCAACACGCAAGCCCAATATCATTGTGATCATGGCCGACGATATGGGCTTCTCGGATCTGGGCTGTTACGGCGGTGAAATTCATACACCCAACATTGATTTTTTGGCCAACAACGGCATCCGGTATACGCAGTTTTACAACACATCGCGGTGTTGCCCTACGCGGGCGGCTTTGCTTACTGGCCTCTACAACCAACAGGCGGGTATTGGTAAAATGACCGATGCCGAAGATGAACCCGGCTACCGCGGGCATCTGACCGAAAACACCGTTACGCTGGCCGAAGTCCTGAAAACGGCGGGGTATCAGACAGCCATGACAGGCAAGTGGCACGTATCGAATACCCGCGTTCAGAAAAATCCGCAGGAACAACTCGACTGGCTGAACCACAAAAAAGACTACGGCGATTTTGCTCCGCTCGAGCAATACCCAACCAACCGGGGTTTCGATAAATACTTTGGCAATATCTGGGGGGTAGTCGATTTCTTCGATCCGTTTAGCCTCGTGAGTGGCACCAAGCCGATCAAAAACGTACCCAAGAATTACTATCATACCGACGCCATCAGCGATACGACGGTTGGCTACATTAAGTCCTTCGCTAAATCATCGGCCCCGTTCTTTATCTATGTCGCCGAAACGGCTCCCCATTGGCCCCTGATGGCGTTGCCCGAAGACATTGCGAAATACAAGGACACGTACAAATCGGGTTGGGATGCCATCCGGAAAGCCCGATATGACAAAATGAGCAAAATGGGTCTGATTGACCCGACCAGAACTAAGTTTTCCAAACGCTGGCAGGATGATCTGAGCTGGGAAAACAACCCTGATAAGGAATGGGATGCTCGGGCAATGGCCGTTCATGCCGCTATGATCGACCGGATGGACCAGGGAATTGGTCGCATGATCAAAGCACTTCGCGAAACGGGCCAACTCGACAACACGCTGATTCTGTTCTTGTCGGACAACGGTGCCAGTCCCGAAAACTGTGCTGCTTACGGCCCCGGCTTCGACCGCCCTAACGAAACCCGGGATGGCCGACCAATTGTGTATGATCTGAAAAAGCAGATACTGCCCGGTGCCCAAACTTCCTATGCCTCTATTGGCCAGCGCTGGGCGAACGTTGCGAATACACCCTATCAATTCTGGAAAGCCGAATCGTACGAAGGCGGTGTTCATACACCTTTGGTGGCGTTCTGGCCCAACGGAATTACGGCGAAGAAAGGGAGCTATAGCGCTCAGGTAGGTCATGTGATGGATTTCATGAGCACCTTTGTTGACATGTCGGGGGCTACTTATCCCAAGGAGTTTAAAGGGCATGCCATTACGCCAACAACCGGAATCAGCCTGATGCCCTCTTTCCAGGGAAAAGCCGCTGCGGGTCATGAAACGTTATTCAATGAGCATTTTGGTGCTCGGTACGCCCGTTCGGGCAACTGGAAATTGGTTTCCTCTAGTCGCGACAGTACCTGGCATTTGTTTAATCTGGCTACCGATAAGTCCGAAACTCATGACGTGGCTGCTCAGTTTCCTGATAAAGTACGCCAGTTAGAAAGCCAGTGGCATCAATGGGCAAACACGCATCAGGTATTTCCGAAACCAGGGAAAAAGAAATAA
- the thiD gene encoding bifunctional hydroxymethylpyrimidine kinase/phosphomethylpyrimidine kinase translates to MKNYTRVLTIAGSDSGGGAGIQADLKTFSALGCYGMSVITALTAQNTKAVTGIMPVPPAFIAEQMKAVLSDIGVDAVKIGMLHSPEVIVQVAKTLTEFGVSTIVLDPVMVAKSGDKLLQDEAIDALKTYLLPISSVITPNLPEASVLLGRPVEIMSDMLPAAADLATLCSGAILVKGGHLTTTESTDLLYVSATESHWFPTNRIQTNNSHGTGCTLSSAIACGLAKGLSVVEAVAAAKAYLTGALQAGAQYQLGHGHGPVHHFYTYWS, encoded by the coding sequence ATGAAAAACTACACACGCGTTTTAACAATTGCTGGTTCGGATAGTGGTGGAGGAGCTGGTATTCAGGCGGATCTGAAAACATTTTCAGCACTTGGTTGCTATGGCATGTCGGTTATAACGGCTCTGACGGCTCAAAATACCAAAGCAGTAACAGGCATCATGCCGGTCCCTCCTGCTTTCATTGCCGAACAGATGAAGGCGGTCCTGAGCGACATTGGTGTCGATGCGGTTAAAATCGGGATGCTGCACTCGCCGGAGGTTATTGTGCAGGTGGCCAAAACGCTAACCGAATTCGGGGTATCTACAATCGTGCTGGACCCGGTGATGGTGGCTAAAAGCGGAGACAAACTCTTGCAGGACGAAGCCATCGATGCACTCAAAACGTATCTACTACCTATTTCCTCAGTCATTACACCTAACCTACCGGAAGCGAGCGTTCTACTGGGTCGTCCGGTAGAGATAATGTCCGATATGCTACCGGCAGCAGCCGATCTGGCTACGTTATGTTCAGGAGCTATACTGGTGAAAGGCGGCCATCTGACAACCACTGAAAGCACAGACCTGCTATACGTTTCGGCAACGGAATCTCACTGGTTTCCGACGAATCGGATTCAAACTAATAACTCTCACGGAACGGGTTGTACACTTTCGTCGGCCATTGCCTGCGGATTGGCCAAAGGTCTATCGGTGGTTGAGGCTGTAGCAGCTGCCAAAGCCTATCTGACTGGAGCGCTTCAGGCGGGAGCACAGTATCAATTAGGACATGGTCATGGCCCGGTTCACCATTTTTACACCTACTGGTCTTAG
- a CDS encoding TolB family protein: MKKTYQVQGPKPCLKWLLMLAFCSLISSYSVAQAKKDTTSYIQTLDIKTGKIDTVLTIKNHFEAPNWHPSNYLVLNSKGKIYTLDLASKKLTELNTGFATQCNNDHGISPDKKWLVVSHNDRNDPSMKPYKSALFILPIAGGEPKKVTSEVPSFWHGWTPDSKTLAYCAERNGNFDIYTIGVEGGTEKRLTTTEGLDDGPDYSPDGKYIYFNSYRTGHMQIWRMLADGSKPEQLTFDENSNWFAHPSPDNKQIVYIAYMSDEKQNHLFGKNVKLRLMDLKTKAINDATPVFYGGQGTINVPSWSPDSRKFAFVSYKVN, translated from the coding sequence ATGAAAAAAACGTATCAGGTACAGGGCCCTAAGCCCTGCCTCAAATGGCTTCTCATGCTTGCCTTTTGCTCGCTTATTTCGTCCTATTCTGTTGCGCAAGCCAAAAAAGATACGACGAGTTATATTCAGACTCTAGACATTAAAACGGGGAAGATCGATACCGTTTTAACGATCAAAAACCACTTCGAAGCGCCGAACTGGCACCCCAGTAATTATTTGGTGCTCAACAGCAAGGGTAAGATTTATACGCTGGATCTGGCGTCTAAGAAGTTAACCGAACTGAACACCGGCTTCGCTACGCAATGCAACAACGACCACGGGATTTCGCCCGACAAAAAGTGGCTGGTCGTGAGTCATAATGACCGGAATGATCCATCGATGAAGCCCTACAAATCAGCCCTTTTTATACTTCCTATTGCCGGGGGAGAACCTAAAAAAGTCACCTCCGAAGTGCCGTCGTTCTGGCATGGCTGGACTCCCGATAGTAAGACGCTCGCTTACTGTGCCGAGCGCAACGGCAACTTTGATATTTACACGATCGGGGTCGAGGGAGGAACCGAAAAACGGCTGACCACCACAGAAGGCTTAGACGATGGCCCCGATTATTCGCCCGATGGGAAATACATTTATTTCAACTCGTACCGAACCGGCCATATGCAAATCTGGCGCATGCTGGCCGATGGATCGAAGCCAGAGCAATTAACTTTCGATGAAAATTCGAACTGGTTTGCTCATCCTTCGCCCGATAATAAGCAGATTGTTTACATTGCCTATATGTCTGACGAAAAGCAAAACCATTTGTTTGGTAAAAATGTCAAACTCCGATTGATGGACCTTAAAACCAAAGCGATCAACGATGCTACGCCCGTTTTTTATGGTGGCCAGGGTACAATCAATGTACCTTCGTGGAGCCCTGATAGCCGAAAATTTGCCTTCGTCAGCTACAAGGTCAACTAA
- the thiM gene encoding hydroxyethylthiazole kinase has protein sequence MTQSPQSIWTDVERIRTQAPLIHNITNFVVMNNTANALLAIGASPAMVHAPEEVEEFVSISSALVVNIGTLDSTFVAGMKLAMRQAKSLGKPIVFDPVGVGATTYRNRVSEELLALAPPDIIRGNASEIMALAGLNAQTKGVDSLYGSDAALDAARRLSSVLGCVVVISGAIDYIVQGEQLAAVANGHPLMTKVTGMGCTATALTGAFAAINTNYVQAATHAMAVMGIAGELAAEKNQAPGSLQVNFLDALYTLTESEIEERLKLS, from the coding sequence ATGACCCAATCTCCTCAATCAATCTGGACCGATGTCGAGCGTATCCGTACGCAGGCTCCGCTTATTCACAACATTACCAACTTCGTGGTCATGAACAACACGGCCAATGCGCTGCTGGCTATAGGAGCCTCGCCCGCTATGGTTCATGCGCCCGAAGAGGTCGAAGAGTTTGTTTCCATTTCCAGTGCGCTGGTGGTCAACATTGGCACCCTCGATTCCACATTTGTGGCAGGGATGAAGCTCGCTATGCGACAGGCAAAATCATTGGGAAAACCCATTGTTTTTGATCCGGTTGGCGTTGGGGCAACCACGTACCGCAACCGGGTTAGCGAAGAACTCCTTGCGCTGGCCCCACCCGATATCATCCGGGGAAATGCTTCCGAAATTATGGCCTTGGCCGGTCTGAACGCACAAACTAAAGGTGTCGATAGCCTATATGGGTCGGATGCCGCCCTCGACGCAGCCAGACGTTTAAGTTCCGTTTTGGGTTGCGTGGTGGTCATCAGCGGAGCTATTGATTATATCGTTCAGGGTGAACAGCTAGCCGCTGTGGCCAATGGGCACCCACTCATGACCAAAGTAACGGGTATGGGGTGTACGGCAACTGCGCTGACGGGTGCCTTTGCGGCAATCAATACTAACTATGTTCAGGCCGCTACGCATGCAATGGCTGTTATGGGTATTGCGGGTGAATTGGCTGCGGAGAAAAACCAGGCTCCGGGTAGCCTACAGGTCAACTTTCTGGATGCGTTGTATACGTTGACCGAATCAGAAATCGAGGAAAGGCTTAAGTTATCGTAG
- a CDS encoding NUDIX hydrolase: MKKLGNDDYISHLSIDCVIFGYQDKELKVLISKFKFGAGSWSLPGGYVLKTEGIDKAARRILEERTGLKNIYLEQFRVFGDENRIVNSPYKATIKSELRKFDEHRFDSTAIDWLTSRFVCIGYYALVDINKVNPQAGEFDEYLEWRSVKGIPEMIHDHGEILTVALDALRQNLDQKLIGFNLLPETFTMREVQELYEAVYNRPFVITNFQKKILDLNVLERLEKKYTGAANKAPYLYRFKK, from the coding sequence ATGAAGAAATTAGGCAATGACGATTACATTTCACACCTGTCTATTGACTGCGTGATTTTTGGCTATCAGGATAAAGAGCTGAAAGTGCTGATTTCTAAATTCAAATTTGGCGCTGGTAGCTGGTCATTGCCCGGCGGCTATGTCTTAAAAACAGAAGGGATCGACAAAGCAGCCCGTAGAATACTCGAAGAAAGAACGGGTTTAAAAAATATCTATTTAGAGCAGTTTCGCGTCTTTGGCGATGAAAATCGGATTGTCAACAGCCCTTACAAAGCCACAATCAAATCCGAACTGCGCAAGTTTGATGAGCACCGATTCGATTCCACAGCCATCGACTGGTTAACCAGCCGGTTTGTGTGCATCGGCTATTATGCTCTTGTCGACATTAACAAAGTAAATCCACAAGCAGGCGAGTTCGATGAATACCTCGAATGGCGAAGCGTGAAAGGCATTCCAGAAATGATCCATGATCATGGCGAGATTTTAACCGTTGCCCTCGACGCTCTTCGCCAAAATCTTGACCAGAAACTTATTGGCTTTAATCTTCTGCCCGAAACGTTCACCATGCGGGAGGTTCAGGAACTCTACGAAGCCGTTTATAACCGACCGTTTGTCATCACCAACTTCCAGAAGAAAATCCTGGATTTGAACGTATTGGAACGCCTTGAAAAAAAATATACGGGGGCAGCCAACAAAGCGCCTTATTTATATCGATTTAAAAAATAG
- the thiE gene encoding thiamine phosphate synthase, with product MSQLYLVTDSAIAQAAGHTLAFVVDEACRAGVRWVQLREKSLSTRAFLELGMDLKRITQAYGAKLIINDRVDIALAIDADGVHVGQDDMPYELVRSLIGPDKIIGLSINNLAELEAAQNANVDYLGIATIFPTGTKQDTSSLLGIAGLQEICSRTQLPTFAIGGINTRTIQDITRTGATGSAVVSAICGQASPYEATRELIRLMGDAQSKVLSV from the coding sequence ATGAGTCAATTGTATTTAGTGACCGATAGCGCCATTGCTCAGGCAGCAGGGCATACGCTGGCTTTCGTGGTTGACGAAGCCTGCCGGGCAGGTGTCCGATGGGTGCAGTTGCGGGAGAAATCGCTCTCAACCCGCGCCTTTCTGGAACTCGGCATGGACTTAAAACGCATTACCCAAGCCTACGGTGCCAAGCTTATTATCAACGACCGGGTCGATATTGCCCTGGCCATTGATGCCGACGGTGTTCATGTCGGGCAGGACGATATGCCTTACGAGCTGGTGCGTTCGCTGATTGGTCCTGATAAAATCATTGGGTTATCTATCAATAATCTGGCAGAGTTAGAAGCTGCCCAAAATGCCAACGTGGACTACCTCGGCATTGCAACCATCTTCCCGACGGGCACCAAACAGGATACGTCCAGCCTGTTGGGCATAGCAGGGCTTCAGGAAATTTGCAGCCGAACTCAACTACCGACTTTCGCCATTGGCGGCATCAATACCCGTACAATTCAGGACATTACTCGAACCGGAGCAACGGGTTCGGCGGTTGTTTCGGCCATTTGCGGGCAGGCTTCGCCTTATGAAGCTACCCGTGAGCTTATTCGGTTGATGGGGGATGCACAGTCAAAGGTGCTGTCGGTTTAG
- a CDS encoding ABC transporter permease, with amino-acid sequence MVKKILVSFATALQNIRTRFFHTILSILGIVIGVAALVAMLSLIDGMEQYAQEQITKTTSLNSILIQPNLYKSVNEVGVKKQNYDYLNYDSFLKLRASLTKPAKGYLYSRQSDEITAKADNRLMGTIVTGMSLPLHPDIQLLHGVVFSETDLKTKRSVAVINQRLAKQLVGKKPEKTAINQQVVYKGTLLTVIGISADKDAKVGQLMMPVTLFPDSVLKATPPMGIIEAKNVEEVPKLKKQIENWLTTNMKAKLADFSIITNEQRVSQVAKGFLLFRLIMGMIVGISVLVGGIGVMNVLLISVTERTVEIGVRKALGAKKQDILWQFLSESITISTFGSLLGLALGLLSTMAFVPIVKALTDVPFQMAYTWNTFMIIMVIAMLIGVIFGTYPAMRAARLDPVEAIRRE; translated from the coding sequence ATGGTCAAGAAAATCCTGGTTTCGTTTGCGACGGCCCTCCAAAATATTCGGACGCGCTTTTTTCATACTATTCTGTCGATATTGGGTATTGTCATTGGCGTGGCCGCGCTAGTGGCTATGCTGTCACTGATTGATGGGATGGAGCAGTATGCTCAGGAGCAGATCACGAAAACGACATCGCTCAATTCCATTCTGATCCAACCCAATCTTTATAAATCGGTGAATGAGGTTGGAGTGAAGAAACAGAATTACGATTACCTGAACTACGATTCTTTCCTAAAGCTGCGGGCGAGTCTGACAAAACCAGCAAAGGGTTACCTCTATAGTCGCCAAAGCGATGAAATTACCGCAAAGGCTGATAATCGCCTTATGGGTACAATTGTTACGGGTATGAGCTTGCCACTGCATCCCGACATACAGTTGCTGCACGGCGTTGTGTTTAGTGAAACCGACCTGAAAACGAAGCGCTCTGTTGCGGTTATCAATCAGCGCTTGGCGAAGCAACTGGTAGGAAAGAAGCCCGAGAAAACGGCGATCAATCAACAAGTTGTGTATAAAGGTACCTTGCTGACCGTTATCGGGATTTCGGCGGATAAAGATGCCAAAGTTGGGCAGTTGATGATGCCCGTTACGCTCTTTCCGGATAGCGTTCTAAAAGCTACCCCGCCAATGGGTATCATTGAAGCCAAAAATGTTGAGGAAGTGCCTAAACTGAAAAAACAGATCGAGAACTGGCTCACTACCAACATGAAAGCCAAGCTGGCTGATTTTTCGATTATTACGAACGAGCAGCGTGTGAGTCAGGTGGCTAAAGGGTTTCTCCTGTTTCGTCTGATTATGGGTATGATCGTAGGAATTTCGGTGCTGGTTGGCGGCATTGGGGTAATGAATGTCCTGCTGATTTCGGTAACAGAGCGAACAGTAGAAATAGGCGTTCGCAAAGCCCTCGGCGCGAAAAAACAGGATATATTGTGGCAATTTCTCTCGGAATCCATTACGATTTCAACCTTTGGTAGTTTGCTTGGCCTGGCGCTGGGACTGTTGAGTACGATGGCTTTTGTACCGATCGTAAAAGCCCTTACCGATGTACCTTTTCAGATGGCGTATACCTGGAATACGTTTATGATCATCATGGTGATTGCGATGCTGATCGGCGTTATTTTCGGTACTTACCCCGCCATGCGAGCAGCCCGGCTTGATCCGGTTGAAGCCATTCGACGGGAATAA
- a CDS encoding Uma2 family endonuclease, whose translation MIATKSGVQGRKPKTKVPEYLIYEIMDGKPIHYKGYLEVLAGTKTFSEIMGSSALQSFVVAYVQRLLFKELSEDDFIILSSESGLHLDKRNNLAGDILIFDNATLPIEAIDEFYAQVPPKVVIEVDITADPTDVTSDSYIFQKTEKLLKFGVEKVIWITTQAKKVTVATPNDDRDGGPVAGNSWHKDVDILNGISFNIGRYLTQKGSPFA comes from the coding sequence ATGATAGCAACCAAATCTGGAGTGCAAGGGAGAAAGCCCAAGACGAAAGTGCCTGAGTACCTGATTTACGAAATCATGGATGGTAAGCCTATTCATTACAAAGGCTATCTGGAGGTATTGGCAGGCACAAAAACGTTTTCAGAAATTATGGGTTCAAGTGCATTACAATCATTTGTTGTGGCCTATGTTCAACGATTGCTTTTTAAGGAGTTAAGTGAAGATGATTTCATAATCCTTTCCAGTGAGTCGGGTCTTCATCTTGACAAGCGCAATAATTTAGCGGGTGATATTCTCATTTTCGATAATGCTACCTTACCCATCGAAGCCATTGATGAGTTTTATGCCCAGGTGCCTCCTAAGGTCGTGATTGAAGTGGATATTACTGCCGATCCCACAGATGTTACCAGCGATAGCTATATTTTCCAGAAAACAGAGAAACTACTGAAATTCGGCGTAGAGAAAGTAATCTGGATTACGACCCAAGCCAAAAAGGTGACCGTAGCTACTCCTAATGATGACCGCGACGGCGGCCCGGTGGCAGGTAATAGCTGGCACAAAGACGTTGATATACTGAATGGCATCTCGTTTAACATTGGCCGATATTTAACCCAAAAAGGTTCACCTTTTGCTTAA
- the tenA gene encoding thiaminase II: MRFTEQLWQDISPIYSSILTHGFVDELMMGSLPTATFQYYIQQDALYLADFSRALNQLAARATTPDDMLQFTQFAQNAILVERALHETYFSLYAIQPETTKMPACFAYTNYLLATTSLQSIAIGAAAVLPCFWIYRQVGKHIYERAIQENPYRAWIDTYAGDAFDQSVSQMLDLTDRFAELASPTERAQMQEAFRISSRLEWYFWNDAYIQNRWLV, translated from the coding sequence ATGCGCTTCACCGAACAACTCTGGCAAGATATAAGCCCAATATATTCCTCGATTCTGACGCATGGCTTCGTAGATGAACTCATGATGGGAAGTCTCCCAACGGCGACCTTTCAGTATTACATCCAACAGGATGCCTTGTATCTGGCCGATTTTAGCCGCGCCCTGAATCAGTTAGCGGCACGGGCCACCACGCCCGACGATATGCTTCAATTCACGCAGTTTGCGCAGAATGCAATTCTGGTTGAACGGGCTTTGCACGAGACCTATTTCTCCTTATATGCCATTCAACCAGAGACTACGAAAATGCCTGCCTGCTTTGCCTATACGAATTATCTGTTAGCCACCACCTCGCTCCAATCGATTGCCATCGGGGCAGCTGCCGTTTTGCCCTGCTTCTGGATTTACCGGCAAGTTGGCAAACACATTTACGAGCGAGCTATTCAGGAAAATCCCTACCGTGCCTGGATTGACACGTATGCGGGCGACGCGTTCGATCAGTCGGTTAGCCAGATGCTTGATCTGACTGACCGTTTTGCCGAATTAGCCAGCCCAACCGAGCGAGCACAAATGCAGGAAGCGTTCCGAATATCCAGCCGATTGGAATGGTATTTCTGGAACGATGCCTATATCCAAAATCGGTGGCTTGTGTAA